One genomic window of Gracilinema caldarium DSM 7334 includes the following:
- a CDS encoding ROK family transcriptional regulator — translation MSGLPLRSADIRERNVKIILGLLRQRKYLSQSEVVSLTGLRAPTIFRIFTDLEKQGLIRPVQLARYEEAQAGQTAGEEKKGRKPQYFEVVPEAFYSIGIDFWSRSATLALSDFSGEIRYVDEGLFPEDLDADTLVAALHGLIERALEICKIDISRLLGFGIGAPGRIDLDQGLILSYPRIRGLINFPLVARLQERYAVPVYLHNNASLAALAELKYGEARGSKSLFAFLVRSGVGGAYIENTQPFTVLGKTALEVGHLSFNCEGPHCTCGGQGCLEAYIAEDAILNRIQKVAPGTGLADLETVLDSPLGSRIQAGLDEPLHMFELAVRNIHTLFSPESYLIISRFPGYARLLKEALETRLSDLVHRAQDPIKIVSDVYDSRRIGRGATDLVIEQFLKEPQRPI, via the coding sequence ATGAGTGGATTGCCCCTGCGAAGTGCTGATATCCGGGAACGGAATGTCAAAATTATACTGGGTCTCCTAAGACAGCGCAAGTACCTTTCCCAATCAGAGGTCGTGAGCCTCACCGGACTCAGGGCTCCCACTATTTTTCGCATTTTTACAGACCTCGAAAAACAGGGGCTTATCAGGCCGGTGCAGCTAGCCCGGTATGAGGAGGCTCAGGCTGGTCAAACTGCTGGGGAGGAAAAAAAAGGGCGAAAACCCCAGTATTTCGAAGTGGTCCCGGAAGCCTTTTATAGTATCGGGATTGATTTCTGGTCCCGCTCTGCCACCCTGGCTCTCAGTGATTTTTCAGGGGAAATCCGTTATGTTGATGAAGGGCTGTTCCCCGAAGATCTGGACGCAGACACCCTGGTCGCTGCCCTCCATGGGTTAATTGAGCGGGCTCTGGAGATTTGTAAAATCGATATCTCCCGGCTTCTGGGCTTTGGTATCGGAGCGCCGGGCCGGATTGACCTGGATCAGGGGCTCATTCTTTCCTATCCCCGCATTAGGGGGCTTATCAATTTTCCGTTGGTTGCCAGATTGCAGGAACGCTATGCAGTTCCTGTGTACCTCCATAACAACGCAAGCCTGGCAGCCCTGGCCGAACTCAAGTATGGCGAAGCCCGGGGTTCGAAAAGCCTCTTTGCGTTTCTCGTCCGCTCCGGGGTTGGCGGGGCCTATATTGAAAATACCCAACCCTTTACGGTCCTTGGTAAAACTGCCCTCGAAGTGGGCCACCTTTCCTTTAACTGTGAAGGGCCCCACTGTACCTGTGGCGGCCAGGGCTGCCTGGAAGCCTATATCGCTGAGGATGCTATCCTGAATCGGATACAAAAGGTTGCCCCCGGGACTGGGCTGGCAGATCTGGAGACGGTGCTCGATAGCCCCCTAGGTTCCCGTATTCAGGCAGGACTGGATGAACCCCTTCATATGTTTGAACTGGCGGTCCGCAATATTCACACCCTCTTTTCTCCGGAAAGCTATCTTATTATCAGCCGCTTCCCCGGTTATGCCCGGCTCCTTAAAGAAGCCTTGGAAACACGGCTTTCCGATTTGGTTCACCGAGCCCAGGATCCTATCAAAATCGTATCCGATGTCTATGATTCCCGTCGCATCGGTCGCGGTGCCACCGACCTCGTGATTGAACAGTTCCTGAAAGAACCGCAGAGACCAATATAA
- a CDS encoding tRNA threonylcarbamoyladenosine dehydratase yields the protein MRTELILGSEALQVLKESRVAVFGLGGVGGMAAEALARSGVGRLLLVDFDVVSITNLNRQVIALHSTIGKPKAQVMQERILDINPQAQVEARQETYTPARAESFFSSPIDYVVDAIDMVSAKIDLILRSQARGIPIISSMGTGNKLDPSKLEVADIYETSTCPLARVLRRELKKRGVRSLTVVYSRESPVVLQNGERAFTETDNPGKHLPGSTAFVPPAAGLLIASWVVRDLVHRRVNKDFGLS from the coding sequence ATGCGAACGGAGCTGATTCTGGGCTCCGAGGCTTTGCAGGTACTTAAAGAGAGCCGGGTAGCGGTCTTTGGTCTGGGCGGGGTAGGGGGGATGGCTGCGGAAGCCCTGGCCCGGTCAGGGGTTGGCCGCTTACTCCTCGTCGATTTTGATGTGGTCTCCATCACCAATCTGAACCGGCAGGTCATTGCCCTACATTCTACTATAGGAAAACCAAAGGCTCAGGTGATGCAGGAACGGATTCTGGACATTAATCCCCAAGCCCAGGTCGAGGCCCGGCAGGAAACCTATACCCCGGCAAGGGCCGAAAGCTTTTTTTCTAGCCCCATCGATTATGTGGTCGATGCCATCGATATGGTCAGCGCCAAGATCGACCTCATTCTGCGTTCCCAGGCCCGGGGAATTCCGATAATCAGCTCCATGGGAACCGGAAACAAGTTGGACCCCTCAAAGCTGGAAGTGGCTGATATTTATGAAACGAGTACCTGTCCCCTGGCCAGGGTGCTCAGACGGGAACTGAAAAAGCGGGGAGTACGGTCCCTCACGGTGGTCTATTCCCGGGAAAGCCCGGTAGTACTCCAGAATGGGGAGCGGGCCTTTACCGAAACGGATAACCCGGGGAAACACCTTCCCGGCAGTACGGCTTTTGTGCCCCCTGCGGCGGGGCTTCTTATCGCTTCCTGGGTGGTCCGGGACCTGGTACACCGCCGGGTAAACAAGGATTTCGGTCTTTCATAA